The Castor canadensis chromosome 8, mCasCan1.hap1v2, whole genome shotgun sequence genome contains a region encoding:
- the LOC109679740 gene encoding olfactory receptor 6C74-like — protein sequence MRNHTTVIVFILRGLTEDPKWKIVLFISLLLTYLLSISGNLIIFTLTLLDSHLKIPMYFFLRNFSFLEISYTTVCIPKLLVTMATGDKTISYNCCATQLLFAFLLGASKFYLLAAMSYDRYVAICKPLHYTAIMNTKTCIQLVPSSWIAGFLIIFPGLILGLRLDFCDSNIIDHFYCDTAPLLQISCTDTYLLEMISFILALVTLLVTLVLVILSYTYITLTILKFPSANQRKKAFSICSSHMIVILLSYGSCIFMYIKPSAKQRISLMKGVPVLNTSVAPLLNPFIYTLRNQQVKQSCKDLLKFLLSFKK from the coding sequence ATGAGAAACCATACGACAGTGATAGTGTTTATCCTCAGAGGGTTGACGGAAGACCCAAAATGGAAGATTGTTCTCTTCATCTCTCTGCTTCTCACCTACTTGCTGAGCATCTCAGGCAATCTGATTATCTTTACTCTCACTCTTCTGGATTCTCATCTCAAGATccctatgtatttctttcttagaaatttttccttcttagaaattTCTTATACAACAGTTTGTATCCCCAAATTGCTTGTTACCATGGCAACTGGGGACAAAACCATTTCCTATAACTGTTGTGCAACTCAGTTACTTTTTGCCTTCCTTCTGGGTGCTTCAAAATTTTATCTGCTGGCTGCCATGTCCTATGACCGTTATGTTGCCATCTGTAAGCCTCTGCATTATACAGCCATCATGAACACCAAAACGTGTATCCAGCTGGTTCCAAGTTCTTGGATTGCAGGTTTCCTCATCATTTTTCCAGGACTTATCTTAGGTCTAAGACTAGATTTCTGTGACTCCAATATCATTGACCATTTCTACTGTGACACTGCTCCTCTGCTGCAAATCTCCTGCACAGACACATATTTATTGGAGATGATTAGTTTCATCTTAGCTTTGGTGACTCTCCTTGTCACACTGGTATTAGTGATTCTATCCTACACATACATTACTCTAACAATTTTAAAATTCCCTTCTGCTAATCAAAGAAAAAAGGCTTTTTCCATATGCTCCTCTCACATGATTGTCATCTTGCTCTCATATGGCAGCTGCATCTTTATGTACATTAAACCCTCAGCCAAACAGAGGATATCCTTAATGAAAGGAGTTCCAGTGCTCAATACTTCTGTTGCCCCACTGTTGAACCCCTTCATTTATACTCTAAGAAACCAGCAGGTGAAGCAATCATGTAAGGATTTGCTAAAATTTCTGCTGTCATTTAAGAAGTAG